A DNA window from Camelina sativa cultivar DH55 chromosome 13, Cs, whole genome shotgun sequence contains the following coding sequences:
- the LOC104734933 gene encoding uncharacterized protein LOC104734933 — protein MFEHLKLLRCFSFTASRDWLFRQSFANAGLRSVTTDLSHGNSIASTAMHCWIPKYPNRSKPNLLLVHGFGANAMWQYGEHLRAFTGRFNVYVPDLLFFGLSSTSEPNRSESFQALYLMRLMEAHGVQRMNIVGISYGGFVGYSLAAQFPEKVEKLVLCCAGVCLEEKDMEDGLFKVPNLEEATGILIPQTPEKLKELIRFSFVKPIKGVPSFFLWDFIDVMCTEFVEEKKDLIRSILKDRRLSDLPRIKQKSLIIWGEEDQIFPVELGYRLKRHIGESAEIVVIKNAGHAVNLEKSKEFVKHLKSFLIDSF, from the exons atgTTTGAACATTTGAAACTGTTGAGATGCTTCAGCTTCACGGCGTCAAGAGATTGGTTATTCCGTCAATCATTCGCAAACGCCGGTCTACGTTCCGTAACAACCGATCTCTCCCACGGCAATTCGATCGCATCGACAGCTATGCATTGCTGGATCCCTAAATACCCTAACCGATCTAAACCTAACCTCCTCCTCGTCCACGGCTTCGGAGCCAACGCAATGTGGCAATACGGAGAACATCTCCGTGCTTTCACCGGAAGATTCAACGTCTACGTCCCTGATCTCCTCTTCTTCGGTTTATCATCCACGTCGGAACCAAACAGATCAGAGTCATTCCAGGCTCTGTATCTGATGAGGTTAATGGAAGCGCACGGTGTCCAGAGGATGAACATCGTCGGGATCAGCTACGGTGGGTTCGTCGGGTACAGTTTAGCGGCGCAGTTTCCTGAGAAAGTTGAGAAGCTTGTGCTGTGCTGCGCAGGGGTTTGCTTGGAAGAGAAGGATATGGAGGACGGGTTGTTTAAAGTGCCGAACTTGGAAGAAGCTACGGGGATTTTGATACCTCAGACTCCGGAGAAGCTTAAGGAGCTTATTAGATTCTCTTTCGTTAAGCCTATCAAAGGTGTTCCTTCGTTTTTTCTATGGGATTTTATCGAT GTAATGTGTACGGAGTTtgtagaggagaagaaagatttGATCAGATCAATACTCAAAGATCGGAGACTCTCAGATCTTCCTAGGATCAAACAG AAATCGTTGATCATATGGGGTGAAGAAGATCAAATATTTCCAGTGGAACTAGGTTACAGATTGAAAag ACATATAGGAGAAAGTGCAGAGATAGTGGTGATCAAGAACGCAGGACATGCTGTCAACTTAGAGAAGTCCAAGGAATTTGTCAAGCATTTGAAATCTTTTCTCATCGACTCTTTCTGA
- the LOC104734935 gene encoding protein EXORDIUM-like 4: MAYSYRFAILFVLLSATVSLSTAALVEQKPRRGGIPLKGSVTLNLVWYGKFTPTQRSVIVDFIRSIGSPAVAKGPSVASWWKTTEKYKQGVSNLVVGKQLLLENYPIGKSLKSPYLRALSSKLNVGGARSITVVLTAKDVAVEGFCMNRCGTHGSRASGAYVWVGNSETQCPGYCAWPFHQPIYGPQSPPLVAPNGDVGVDGMIINLATLLVNTVTNPSQEAVAACTGVFGSGAYPGYAGRVLVDKTSGASYNALGLAGRKYLLPAMWDPQTSTCKTLV, translated from the coding sequence ATGGCCTATAGTTACCGTTTTGCCATTCTTTTCGTCCTCCTCTCCGCCACCGTAAGCCTCTCCACCGCCGCGTTGGTCGAGCAGAAGCCTCGCCGCGGTGGCATTCCATTGAAAGGAAGCGTCACTCTCAATCTCGTTTGGTACGGGAAATTCACACCAACCCAACGGTCGGTCATCGTCGACTTCATCCGCTCTATCGGTTCCCCCGCCGTCGCAAAAGGTCCCTCCGTCGCGTCGTGGTGGAAGACGACTGAGAAGTACAAACAAGGCGTCTCGAATTTAGTCGTCGGTAAACAGCTCCTCCTCGAGAACTACCCTATCGGAAAATCTCTGAAGAGCCCTTACCTCCGTGCTCTGTCAAGCAAACTTAACGTTGGTGGTGCTCGTTCGATAACCGTCGTCTTAACGGCGAAAGACGTCGCCGTTGAAGGGTTCTGTATGAATCGATGCGGGACTCACGGGTCAAGGGCCAGTGGAGCTTACGTGTGGGTCGGGAACTCTGAAACGCAGTGTCCTGGTTACTGCGCGTGGCCGTTTCATCAGCCTATCTACGGACCTCAGTCACCGCCGCTAGTCGCGCCTAACGGTGACGTCGGAGTCGACGGGATGATCATTAACCTCGCGACTCTTCTTGTTAACACCGTGACAAACCCGTCTCAAGAAGCTGTCGCGGCTTGTACCGGTGTATTCGGTTCGGGTGCTTACCCGGGTTACGCGGGTCGGGTTCTCGTAGACAAGACGAGTGGAGCGAGTTACAACGCTTTGGGTCTCGCCGGTAGGAAATATCTTTTGCCGGCGATGTGGGACCCTCAGACTTCGACGTGTAAGACTTTGGTTTGA
- the LOC104734936 gene encoding classical arabinogalactan protein 1-like (The sequence of the model RefSeq protein was modified relative to this genomic sequence to represent the inferred CDS: added 17 bases not found in genome assembly): MSISRSTIVVLVVATLLISSVVAAQSPAPAPSSGGGRRNIISPSSSKTPTPKSSALPPQAESPSIDTSALSPSSISDSPSEAPAPALGSNAASNRYTVFGASVAVFLCAAVLAI, encoded by the coding sequence ATGTCGATCTCCAGAAGTACCATAGTTGTATTGGTCGTGGCGACACTCCTGATCTCTTCCGTGGTGGCTGCTCAGTCTCCTGCTCCAGCTCCATCCAGCGGCGGAGGAAGACGTAATATTATCTCTCCATCTTCGTCCAAAACACCGACTCCTAAATCATCCGCATTGCCGCCTCAAGCTGAATCTCCTTCAATCGATACTTCAGCACTCAGTCCGTCTTCCATCTCTGATTCGCCGTCAGAAGCTCCTGCTCCAGCATTGGGCAGCAACGCCGCTTCCAACAGATACACAGTTTTTGGTGCATCCGTCGCTGTTTTCCTATGCGCTG
- the LOC104734937 gene encoding pentatricopeptide repeat-containing protein At5g09450, mitochondrial isoform X1: MAATRSLFHSLRCRLTNNNGVVGGSNFIRNTGFSKSYNADAAIGGSLVDESFESEEKDDLRSRIFRLRLPKRSATTVLEKWVGEGNQITVNELRDISKELRRTRRYKHALEVTEWMVHHEEIKISYADYASRIDLISKVFGIDAAERYFEGLHIDSKTAETYTSLLHAYAGLKHTERAEALFRRIIETDGLSFGAITYNEMMTLYMSVGQVEKVPEVIQVLKGKNVSPDIFTYNLWLSSCAATFNIDELRKILEEMRRDASSSEGWVRYIDLTSIYVNSSRLTNAESTTPVEAETSISQREWVTYDFLMILHTGLGNKGMIDQIWKSLRNTNQKLSSRSYICVLSSYLMLGHLREAGEVIDQWKESKTTEFDASACSRIFNAFQDVGLEEKASDFHLLLVQKKCSLENEVS; this comes from the exons ATGGCGGCGACTCGCTCGCTCTTCCATTCTCTTAGATG TCGATTGACGAATAACAATGGTGTTGTCGGCGGAAGCAATTTCATTCGCAACACCGGATTCTCGAAGTCGTACAATGCTGACGCAGCGATCGGAGGCTCCCTTGTCGATGAATCTTTCGAATCGGAGGAGAAAGACGATCTAAGGAGCCGGATTTTCAGATTGAGGCTTCCGAAACGAAGCGCGACTACTGTTCTCGAGAAATGGGTAGGTGAAGGGAATCAGATTACAGTCAATGAACTTCGAGACATCTCCAAAGAGCTTCGGAGAACTCGCCGTTACAAACACGCTCTTGAG GTTACAGAGTGGATGGTTCACCATGAAGAAATTAAGATCTCATATGCTGATTACGCCTCCCGCATTGATCTGATTTCGAAAGTTTTCGGGATCGATGCAGCTGAACGCTACTTTGAAGGTTTGCATATAGATTCAAAGACAGCTGAAACATATACTTCTCTCCTTCATGCTTATGCTGGCCTCAAACATACAGAACGAGCCGAGGCCTTGTTCAGGAGAATCATAGAGACCGATGGTCTCAGTTTCGGTGCTATCACATACAACGAGATGATGACTTTATACATGTCAGTTGGACAAGTTGAGAAAGTACCTGAGGTTATCCAAGTGCTCAAGGGCAAAAACGTTTCTCCGGACATTTTTACTTACAACCTGTGGCTAAGTTCATGTGCTGCAACTTTCAACATTGATGAGCTCAGAAAGATTCTCGAAGAGATGAGGCGTGATGCTAGTTCCAGTGAAGGTTGGGTTCGATATATAGATCTTACTAGCATCTACGTAAACAGTAGTAGACTAACTAATGCTGAGTCTACCACACCCGTCGAAGCTGAGACATCTATTTCGCAAAGAGAATGGGTCACATATGACTTCCTTATGATTCTGCACACTGGATTAGGAAACAAGGGTATGATAGATCAGATTTGGAAGTCTCTGAGAAACACTAACCAGAAATTGAGCAGCAGAAGCTACAtttgtgttctttcttcttatctAATGCTTGGTCATTTAAGAGAAGCCGGGGAAGTTATTGATCAGTGGAAGGAGTCTAAGACGACAGAGTTTGATGCTTCTGCTTGCTCGAGGATTTTCAATGCTTTTCAAGATGTCGGGTTAGAGGAAAAAGCCAGCGACTTTCACTTGCTCTTGGTTCAGAAGAAATGCAGCTTGGAAAATGAGGTCTCATAA
- the LOC104734937 gene encoding pentatricopeptide repeat-containing protein At5g09450, mitochondrial isoform X3, translating into MAATRSLFHSLRCRLTNNNGVVGGSNFIRNTGFSKSYNADAAIGGSLVDESFESEEKDDLRSRIFRLRLPKRSATTVLEKWVGEGNQITVNELRDISKELRRTRRYKHALEVTEWMVHHEEIKISYADYASRIDLISKVFGIDAAERYFEERAEALFRRIIETDGLSFGAITYNEMMTLYMSVGQVEKVPEVIQVLKGKNVSPDIFTYNLWLSSCAATFNIDELRKILEEMRRDASSSEGWVRYIDLTSIYVNSSRLTNAESTTPVEAETSISQREWVTYDFLMILHTGLGNKGMIDQIWKSLRNTNQKLSSRSYICVLSSYLMLGHLREAGEVIDQWKESKTTEFDASACSRIFNAFQDVGLEEKASDFHLLLVQKKCSLENEVS; encoded by the exons ATGGCGGCGACTCGCTCGCTCTTCCATTCTCTTAGATG TCGATTGACGAATAACAATGGTGTTGTCGGCGGAAGCAATTTCATTCGCAACACCGGATTCTCGAAGTCGTACAATGCTGACGCAGCGATCGGAGGCTCCCTTGTCGATGAATCTTTCGAATCGGAGGAGAAAGACGATCTAAGGAGCCGGATTTTCAGATTGAGGCTTCCGAAACGAAGCGCGACTACTGTTCTCGAGAAATGGGTAGGTGAAGGGAATCAGATTACAGTCAATGAACTTCGAGACATCTCCAAAGAGCTTCGGAGAACTCGCCGTTACAAACACGCTCTTGAG GTTACAGAGTGGATGGTTCACCATGAAGAAATTAAGATCTCATATGCTGATTACGCCTCCCGCATTGATCTGATTTCGAAAGTTTTCGGGATCGATGCAGCTGAACGCTACTTTGAAG AACGAGCCGAGGCCTTGTTCAGGAGAATCATAGAGACCGATGGTCTCAGTTTCGGTGCTATCACATACAACGAGATGATGACTTTATACATGTCAGTTGGACAAGTTGAGAAAGTACCTGAGGTTATCCAAGTGCTCAAGGGCAAAAACGTTTCTCCGGACATTTTTACTTACAACCTGTGGCTAAGTTCATGTGCTGCAACTTTCAACATTGATGAGCTCAGAAAGATTCTCGAAGAGATGAGGCGTGATGCTAGTTCCAGTGAAGGTTGGGTTCGATATATAGATCTTACTAGCATCTACGTAAACAGTAGTAGACTAACTAATGCTGAGTCTACCACACCCGTCGAAGCTGAGACATCTATTTCGCAAAGAGAATGGGTCACATATGACTTCCTTATGATTCTGCACACTGGATTAGGAAACAAGGGTATGATAGATCAGATTTGGAAGTCTCTGAGAAACACTAACCAGAAATTGAGCAGCAGAAGCTACAtttgtgttctttcttcttatctAATGCTTGGTCATTTAAGAGAAGCCGGGGAAGTTATTGATCAGTGGAAGGAGTCTAAGACGACAGAGTTTGATGCTTCTGCTTGCTCGAGGATTTTCAATGCTTTTCAAGATGTCGGGTTAGAGGAAAAAGCCAGCGACTTTCACTTGCTCTTGGTTCAGAAGAAATGCAGCTTGGAAAATGAGGTCTCATAA
- the LOC104734937 gene encoding pentatricopeptide repeat-containing protein At5g09450, mitochondrial isoform X2 yields MAATRSLFHSLRCNFIRNTGFSKSYNADAAIGGSLVDESFESEEKDDLRSRIFRLRLPKRSATTVLEKWVGEGNQITVNELRDISKELRRTRRYKHALEVTEWMVHHEEIKISYADYASRIDLISKVFGIDAAERYFEGLHIDSKTAETYTSLLHAYAGLKHTERAEALFRRIIETDGLSFGAITYNEMMTLYMSVGQVEKVPEVIQVLKGKNVSPDIFTYNLWLSSCAATFNIDELRKILEEMRRDASSSEGWVRYIDLTSIYVNSSRLTNAESTTPVEAETSISQREWVTYDFLMILHTGLGNKGMIDQIWKSLRNTNQKLSSRSYICVLSSYLMLGHLREAGEVIDQWKESKTTEFDASACSRIFNAFQDVGLEEKASDFHLLLVQKKCSLENEVS; encoded by the exons ATGGCGGCGACTCGCTCGCTCTTCCATTCTCTTAGATG CAATTTCATTCGCAACACCGGATTCTCGAAGTCGTACAATGCTGACGCAGCGATCGGAGGCTCCCTTGTCGATGAATCTTTCGAATCGGAGGAGAAAGACGATCTAAGGAGCCGGATTTTCAGATTGAGGCTTCCGAAACGAAGCGCGACTACTGTTCTCGAGAAATGGGTAGGTGAAGGGAATCAGATTACAGTCAATGAACTTCGAGACATCTCCAAAGAGCTTCGGAGAACTCGCCGTTACAAACACGCTCTTGAG GTTACAGAGTGGATGGTTCACCATGAAGAAATTAAGATCTCATATGCTGATTACGCCTCCCGCATTGATCTGATTTCGAAAGTTTTCGGGATCGATGCAGCTGAACGCTACTTTGAAGGTTTGCATATAGATTCAAAGACAGCTGAAACATATACTTCTCTCCTTCATGCTTATGCTGGCCTCAAACATACAGAACGAGCCGAGGCCTTGTTCAGGAGAATCATAGAGACCGATGGTCTCAGTTTCGGTGCTATCACATACAACGAGATGATGACTTTATACATGTCAGTTGGACAAGTTGAGAAAGTACCTGAGGTTATCCAAGTGCTCAAGGGCAAAAACGTTTCTCCGGACATTTTTACTTACAACCTGTGGCTAAGTTCATGTGCTGCAACTTTCAACATTGATGAGCTCAGAAAGATTCTCGAAGAGATGAGGCGTGATGCTAGTTCCAGTGAAGGTTGGGTTCGATATATAGATCTTACTAGCATCTACGTAAACAGTAGTAGACTAACTAATGCTGAGTCTACCACACCCGTCGAAGCTGAGACATCTATTTCGCAAAGAGAATGGGTCACATATGACTTCCTTATGATTCTGCACACTGGATTAGGAAACAAGGGTATGATAGATCAGATTTGGAAGTCTCTGAGAAACACTAACCAGAAATTGAGCAGCAGAAGCTACAtttgtgttctttcttcttatctAATGCTTGGTCATTTAAGAGAAGCCGGGGAAGTTATTGATCAGTGGAAGGAGTCTAAGACGACAGAGTTTGATGCTTCTGCTTGCTCGAGGATTTTCAATGCTTTTCAAGATGTCGGGTTAGAGGAAAAAGCCAGCGACTTTCACTTGCTCTTGGTTCAGAAGAAATGCAGCTTGGAAAATGAGGTCTCATAA